Part of the Candidatus Latescibacter sp. genome, CCAGTTGTGCTGGAGCATCGACCCGATGCCGTGCTGGTGGTGGGCGATGTCAACTCCACTATTGCCTGCGGCATGGTGGCGGTCAAGCTGGGGGTGAAGCTCCTCCATGTAGAGGCCGGACTGCGGAGTTACGACCGTACGATGCCGGAGGAGATCAACCGCATGCTGACCGATGCGATAAGCGATCTACTTTTCTGCACCGAAAAAGCAGGGATTGAAAATCTTCTCAAGGAAGGCGTTAGTGAGGAGAAAATTCACCTTGTCGGCAATGTCATGATCGACACGCTGCTGAAGAATCGTGAGAAGGCCGAGCGGACCCGCATCCTTGAAGAAATGCGGCTCGATCCGCGTTGCTATGCCGTCGTGACGCTGCATCGGCCGGCCAACGTGGACGACCTGGCGGTGCTGGCGGGATTGGTGGATGTGCTTGATGCTGTGCAGAGTGACATGCCGGTCATTTTCCCGATTCATCCTCGCACAAATCATCATTTGATGGCAAACGGGCTAAAAGGACGGGTCGATGTGATGCACAATCTGCGACTGGTGGAGCCGATCGGTTACCTTGAGTTTTTGAAACTGATGGCCAATGCGCGAATTGTTCTAACTGATTCTGGAGGAATACAGGAGGAGACGACGATTCTCAAGGTTCCCTGCCTGACGTTGCGTGAAAACACCGAGCGGCCGGTGACATGCACGCTTGGTTCGAATCGCCTCGTAGGGACGAAGCCGAAGCCGATCAT contains:
- the wecB gene encoding UDP-N-acetylglucosamine 2-epimerase (non-hydrolyzing), which gives rise to MAAFEPVVLEHRPDAVLVVGDVNSTIACGMVAVKLGVKLLHVEAGLRSYDRTMPEEINRMLTDAISDLLFCTEKAGIENLLKEGVSEEKIHLVGNVMIDTLLKNREKAERTRILEEMRLDPRCYAVVTLHRPANVDDLAVLAGLVDVLDAVQSDMPVIFPIHPRTNHHLMANGLKGRVDVMHNLRLVEPIGYLEFLKLMANARIVLTDSGGIQEETTILKVPCLTLRENTERPVTCTLGSNRLVGTKPKPIIAAYRDAMNNRNSTSQIPPLWDGRAAERITRIIVEQTV